One Peromyscus leucopus breed LL Stock chromosome 2, UCI_PerLeu_2.1, whole genome shotgun sequence DNA window includes the following coding sequences:
- the Slc2a1 gene encoding solute carrier family 2, facilitated glucose transporter member 1 isoform X2, which produces MIGSFSVGLFVNRFGRRNSMLMMNLLAFVSAVLMGFSKLGKSFEMLILGRFIIGVYCGLTTGFVPMYVGEVSPTALRGALGTLHQLGIVVGILIAQVFGLDSIMGNATLWPLLLSVIFIPALLQCILLPFCPESPRFLLINRNEENRAKSVLKKLRGTADVTRDLQEMKEEGRQMMREKKVTILELFRSPAYRQPILIAVVLQLSQQLSGINAVFYYSTSIFEKAGVQQPVYATIGSGIVNTAFTVVSLFVVERAGRRTLHLIGLAGMAGCAVLMTIALALLEQLPWMSYLSIVAIFGFVAFFEVGPGPIPWFIVAELFSQGPRPAAIAVAGFSNWTSNFIVGMCFQYVEQLCGPYVFIIFTVLLVLFFIFTYFKVPETKGRTFDEIASGFRQGGANQSDKTPEELFHPLGADSQV; this is translated from the exons ATGATTGGTTCCTTCTCTGTGGGCCTCTTTGTTAATCGCTTTGGCAG GCGGAACTCCATGTTGATGATGAACCTGTTGGCCTTTGTGTCTGCCGTGCTCATGGGCTTCTCCAAACTGGGCAAGTCTTTTGAGATGCTGATCCTGGGCCGCTTCATCATTGGAGTGTACTGTGGCCTGACCACTGGCTTTGTGCCCATGTATGTGGGAGAGGTGTCACCCACAGCTCTTCGTGGAGCCCTAGGCACGCTGCACCAGCTCGGCATCGTCGTTGGCATCCTCATTGCGCAG GTGTTCGGCTTGGACTCCATCATGGGCAATGCAACACTGTGGCCTCTGCTGCTCAGTGTCATCTTCATCCCAGCCCTGCTACAGTGCATCCTGTTGCCCTTCTGTCCCGAGAGCCCCCGCTTCCTGCTCATCAACCGGAACGAGGAGAACCGGGCCAAGAGTG TGCTGAAGAAGCTCCGCGGGACAGCCGACGTGACCCGAGACCTGCAGGAGATGAAGGAAGAGGGCCGGCAGATGATGAGGGAGAAGAAAGTCACCATCCTGGAGTTGTTCCGTTCGCCCGCCTACCGCCAGCCCATCCTCATTGCCGTAGTGCTGCAGCTGTCCCAGCAGCTGTCCGGCATCAATGCT GTGTTCTATTACTCAACGAGCATCTTCGAGAAGGCAGGCGTGCAGCAGCCTGTGTATGCCACCATCGGCTCCGGTATCGTCAACACAGCCTTCACTGTGGTGTCG CTGTTCGTGGTAGAGCGAGCTGGACGGCGGACCCTGCACCTCATTGGCCTGGCAGGCATGGCAGGCTGTGCTGTACTCATGACCATCGCACTGGCCCTGCTG GAACAACTGCCCTGGATGTCCTATCTGAGCATTGTGGCCATCTTTGGCTTTGTGGCCTTCTTTGAAGTAGGCCCTGGTCCCATCCCATGGTTCATTGTGGCCGAGCTGTTCAGCCAGGGGCCCCGTCCTGCTGCTATTGCTGTGGCTGGCTTCTCCAACTGGACCTCAAATTTCATCGTGGGCATGTGCTTCCAGTATGTGGAG CAACTCTGTGGTCCCTATGTCTTCATCATCTTCACGGTGCTCCTGgtgctcttcttcatcttcaccTACTTCAAAGTTCCCGAGACCAAAGGCCGGACCTTCGATGAGATCGCGTCTGGCTTCCGGCAGGGCGGTGCAAACCAAAGTGACAAGACACCTGAGGAGCTCTTCCACCCTCTGGGGGCCGACTCCCAAGTGTGA
- the Slc2a1 gene encoding solute carrier family 2, facilitated glucose transporter member 1 isoform X1, giving the protein MEPSSKKVTGRLLLAVGGAVLGSLQFGYNTGVINAPQKVIEEFYNQTWAHRYGEPIQPTTLTTLWSLSVAIFSVGGMIGSFSVGLFVNRFGRRNSMLMMNLLAFVSAVLMGFSKLGKSFEMLILGRFIIGVYCGLTTGFVPMYVGEVSPTALRGALGTLHQLGIVVGILIAQVFGLDSIMGNATLWPLLLSVIFIPALLQCILLPFCPESPRFLLINRNEENRAKSVLKKLRGTADVTRDLQEMKEEGRQMMREKKVTILELFRSPAYRQPILIAVVLQLSQQLSGINAVFYYSTSIFEKAGVQQPVYATIGSGIVNTAFTVVSLFVVERAGRRTLHLIGLAGMAGCAVLMTIALALLEQLPWMSYLSIVAIFGFVAFFEVGPGPIPWFIVAELFSQGPRPAAIAVAGFSNWTSNFIVGMCFQYVEQLCGPYVFIIFTVLLVLFFIFTYFKVPETKGRTFDEIASGFRQGGANQSDKTPEELFHPLGADSQV; this is encoded by the exons ATGGAGCCCAGCAGCAAG AAGGTGACTGGCCGCCTCTTGCTGGCCGTTGGAGGGGCAGTGCTCGGATCCCTGCAGTTTGGCTATAACACTGGCGTCATCAATGCCCCCCAGAAG GTAATTGAGGAGTTCTACAACCAGACATGGGCCCACCGATATGGAGAACCCATCCAGCCCACCACACTCACCACGCTCTGGTCCCTCTCAGTGGCCATCTTCTCCGTCGGGGGCATGATTGGTTCCTTCTCTGTGGGCCTCTTTGTTAATCGCTTTGGCAG GCGGAACTCCATGTTGATGATGAACCTGTTGGCCTTTGTGTCTGCCGTGCTCATGGGCTTCTCCAAACTGGGCAAGTCTTTTGAGATGCTGATCCTGGGCCGCTTCATCATTGGAGTGTACTGTGGCCTGACCACTGGCTTTGTGCCCATGTATGTGGGAGAGGTGTCACCCACAGCTCTTCGTGGAGCCCTAGGCACGCTGCACCAGCTCGGCATCGTCGTTGGCATCCTCATTGCGCAG GTGTTCGGCTTGGACTCCATCATGGGCAATGCAACACTGTGGCCTCTGCTGCTCAGTGTCATCTTCATCCCAGCCCTGCTACAGTGCATCCTGTTGCCCTTCTGTCCCGAGAGCCCCCGCTTCCTGCTCATCAACCGGAACGAGGAGAACCGGGCCAAGAGTG TGCTGAAGAAGCTCCGCGGGACAGCCGACGTGACCCGAGACCTGCAGGAGATGAAGGAAGAGGGCCGGCAGATGATGAGGGAGAAGAAAGTCACCATCCTGGAGTTGTTCCGTTCGCCCGCCTACCGCCAGCCCATCCTCATTGCCGTAGTGCTGCAGCTGTCCCAGCAGCTGTCCGGCATCAATGCT GTGTTCTATTACTCAACGAGCATCTTCGAGAAGGCAGGCGTGCAGCAGCCTGTGTATGCCACCATCGGCTCCGGTATCGTCAACACAGCCTTCACTGTGGTGTCG CTGTTCGTGGTAGAGCGAGCTGGACGGCGGACCCTGCACCTCATTGGCCTGGCAGGCATGGCAGGCTGTGCTGTACTCATGACCATCGCACTGGCCCTGCTG GAACAACTGCCCTGGATGTCCTATCTGAGCATTGTGGCCATCTTTGGCTTTGTGGCCTTCTTTGAAGTAGGCCCTGGTCCCATCCCATGGTTCATTGTGGCCGAGCTGTTCAGCCAGGGGCCCCGTCCTGCTGCTATTGCTGTGGCTGGCTTCTCCAACTGGACCTCAAATTTCATCGTGGGCATGTGCTTCCAGTATGTGGAG CAACTCTGTGGTCCCTATGTCTTCATCATCTTCACGGTGCTCCTGgtgctcttcttcatcttcaccTACTTCAAAGTTCCCGAGACCAAAGGCCGGACCTTCGATGAGATCGCGTCTGGCTTCCGGCAGGGCGGTGCAAACCAAAGTGACAAGACACCTGAGGAGCTCTTCCACCCTCTGGGGGCCGACTCCCAAGTGTGA